From Vicingus serpentipes, the proteins below share one genomic window:
- a CDS encoding tetratricopeptide repeat protein, producing MKSNNKLDSLYDIVYNKNSHDTSLAGAWLSLSEILYVSNLDTIIPLCENSKLIAEKALLKNNSSKVKKSLLKSLAGSINNIGYVYSKHGEISIALEYYNQSLQLLVEAGDQKGIASALNNMAAIYEDQGDILKALEFYHLSLRKREKLNDKKGKATSLNNIGMIYINQDNINQALDYYQKSIEIYTEINDLKGQAHALNNIGTAYEKKGDIDQALSYYSKSLKIKEELEHQAGISISLTNIGRIYLRKEDTISSLKYNMKSLEISNKIGNSKGLVTSLTNISKIYLSQGKLNIAKEYALKAFKIAKEIGQPDKLKTAAEICSDIYKKQGEGMKALDMFKLHIQMRDSINNKENQKVTIQQQAKYEYEKQKTIDDAFNEKQLEVEKEAKAKQQVITYATGCLLGLVAIFSIFVMNRLKVTRKQKKVIEQQKEVVEMAHQEIKDSITYAKRIQNAILPSSKLVKEYLQESFIFYKPKDVVAGDFYWMEHKNNKILFAAADCTGHGVPGAMVSVVCNNGLNRAVREYGLTDPGEILDKARDIVIQEFEKSEEDVKDGMDIALCSLEGNKLQYAGAHNPLWIIRNGEIIETKANKQPIGKFDNPEPYTTHSFDLQQGDSLYIFSDGYIDQFGGEKGKKFKVKAFRDLLLSIQDKTMEEQKTIIDEAFETWRGSLAQIDDVCVIGVKI from the coding sequence GTGAAAAGCAATAATAAATTAGATTCTCTTTATGATATTGTATACAATAAGAATAGTCATGATACTTCATTAGCTGGAGCATGGCTTAGTTTAAGTGAAATATTATATGTAAGTAATCTTGATACCATTATTCCTCTATGTGAAAATTCAAAACTAATCGCAGAGAAAGCTTTATTAAAAAATAATTCCTCAAAAGTAAAAAAAAGCTTACTTAAATCTCTAGCTGGTTCAATTAACAATATTGGTTATGTATACTCTAAACATGGAGAGATTTCAATAGCTTTAGAATATTATAATCAAAGCTTACAGCTTTTAGTTGAAGCCGGAGATCAAAAGGGTATTGCAAGTGCCTTAAATAATATGGCAGCCATTTATGAAGATCAAGGGGATATTTTAAAAGCTTTAGAGTTTTATCATTTAAGTTTAAGGAAAAGAGAAAAACTTAATGATAAAAAGGGAAAAGCTACCTCTCTCAATAATATAGGTATGATTTATATAAATCAAGATAATATAAATCAAGCTTTAGATTATTATCAAAAAAGTATAGAAATTTATACGGAAATCAATGATTTAAAAGGTCAAGCACATGCTTTGAATAATATAGGTACAGCCTATGAGAAAAAAGGAGATATAGATCAGGCTTTGAGTTATTATAGTAAAAGTTTAAAAATTAAAGAGGAATTAGAACATCAAGCAGGTATATCAATATCACTTACTAATATTGGTAGGATTTACTTAAGGAAAGAAGATACTATAAGTAGCCTAAAATATAATATGAAAAGCTTAGAAATTAGCAATAAAATAGGAAATTCTAAAGGGCTTGTAACTTCATTAACTAATATTAGTAAAATTTATCTTTCTCAAGGGAAATTAAATATTGCAAAAGAATATGCATTAAAAGCTTTTAAAATTGCTAAAGAAATCGGACAACCCGATAAACTGAAAACAGCAGCAGAGATTTGTAGTGATATTTATAAAAAACAGGGAGAAGGAATGAAAGCTTTAGACATGTTTAAGCTACATATTCAAATGCGTGATAGTATCAATAATAAAGAAAATCAAAAAGTAACTATTCAACAACAAGCAAAATATGAATATGAAAAACAAAAGACAATTGATGATGCTTTCAATGAAAAACAATTAGAAGTAGAAAAAGAAGCTAAAGCAAAACAACAAGTAATTACTTATGCTACAGGTTGTTTACTAGGTTTGGTTGCTATCTTTTCAATTTTTGTAATGAACAGATTAAAAGTTACCAGAAAGCAAAAAAAAGTTATTGAACAACAAAAAGAAGTTGTAGAGATGGCTCACCAAGAAATTAAAGATTCTATAACTTATGCAAAACGTATTCAAAATGCGATATTACCATCATCTAAACTAGTAAAAGAATATTTGCAAGAATCTTTTATTTTTTATAAACCTAAAGATGTTGTAGCAGGAGATTTTTATTGGATGGAGCATAAAAATAATAAAATACTGTTTGCAGCTGCAGATTGTACAGGGCATGGAGTTCCAGGAGCTATGGTTTCTGTAGTTTGTAATAATGGTCTTAATAGAGCCGTTAGAGAATATGGCTTAACAGATCCTGGGGAAATCCTAGATAAAGCAAGGGATATTGTAATTCAAGAGTTTGAGAAGTCTGAAGAAGATGTAAAGGACGGTATGGATATAGCATTATGTAGTCTTGAAGGAAATAAACTACAATATGCTGGAGCACACAATCCTTTATGGATTATACGTAATGGTGAGATAATAGAAACTAAAGCTAACAAACAGCCAATAGGTAAATTTGATAATCCAGAACCTTATACAACGCATAGTTTTGATTTACAGCAAGGAGACAGCTTGTATATCTTCTCAGATGGTTATATAGACCAATTTGGTGGTGAGAAAGGAAAGAAATTTAAAGTAAAAGCTTTTAGAGATTTATTACTGAGCATTCAGGATAAAACTATGGAAGAACAAAAGACTATCATAGATGAAGCATTTGAAACTTGGAGAGGCTCTTTAGCACAAATTGATGATGTTTGTGTAATTGGAGTTAAAATTTAA